Proteins encoded by one window of Clostridium cagae:
- a CDS encoding helix-turn-helix transcriptional regulator, whose amino-acid sequence MGRNIPIKVARAQLDMTQKQLAEKVGISRQTMNAIEQGDYNPTIKLCRAICRALEKGLDDLFWEEENDE is encoded by the coding sequence ATGGGACGAAATATTCCTATAAAAGTTGCTCGTGCTCAACTTGATATGACACAAAAACAACTTGCTGAAAAAGTTGGAATTTCCAGGCAAACAATGAATGCTATTGAACAGGGCGATTATAATCCAACGATTAAGCTATGCCGAGCCATTTGCAGAGCATTGGAAAAAGGACTAGATGATTTATTTTGGGAGGAAGAAAATGATGAATAA
- a CDS encoding DUF6773 family protein: MNKRKNKLDEMQEQKLLKIERNGMWVAFWGLFATILIQSSMGKGDTIGESIVFICLAVYTVVACLKNGIWDRKLEPNIKTNIIVSSISGVLCGVTFFISSYLKYEKLLGSIATGIIMLVQVFALAFVVLTVFSSIYKKRVKKIEESCETKSDDAN, from the coding sequence ATGAATAAAAGAAAAAATAAATTGGATGAAATGCAAGAACAAAAACTTTTAAAAATTGAACGAAATGGCATGTGGGTTGCATTTTGGGGACTTTTTGCCACTATCCTCATTCAATCATCAATGGGTAAAGGAGATACTATAGGTGAGTCCATTGTATTCATATGCCTTGCTGTATATACTGTTGTAGCATGCTTGAAAAATGGAATTTGGGATAGAAAATTAGAACCAAACATAAAAACTAATATAATTGTCAGTTCAATATCAGGTGTTTTATGTGGTGTGACGTTTTTTATATCTTCATATTTGAAATATGAAAAATTACTAGGTTCAATCGCTACAGGAATAATTATGTTAGTTCAAGTTTTTGCTTTAGCATTTGTTGTATTAACTGTATTTTCATCAATCTATAAAAAAAGAGTCAAAAAGATTGAAGAGAGTTGTGAAACAAAGTCTGATGATGCTAATTAA
- a CDS encoding cysteine hydrolase family protein produces MVLLVVDTQKLITNENLYKFNKFVSNVEKIIATARQNNIEIIYVRHDDGAENELTKGTEGFEIYEKFIPYKEEKIFDKKVNSAFKDTGLLEYLISKGEKDIIIVGLQTDYCIDATIKCGFEHGFHMIIPAYSNTTVENKFMSAEQTYRYYNEFIWNGRYAECIPLEQALKMMR; encoded by the coding sequence ATGGTTTTATTAGTTGTTGATACACAGAAATTAATAACAAATGAAAATTTATATAAATTCAATAAATTTGTGTCAAATGTAGAAAAAATAATTGCTACAGCGAGGCAAAATAATATAGAAATAATATATGTACGCCATGATGATGGTGCTGAAAATGAATTAACAAAAGGAACTGAAGGTTTTGAAATATATGAAAAATTCATACCCTATAAAGAGGAGAAAATATTTGATAAAAAAGTAAATAGTGCTTTTAAAGATACTGGTTTATTAGAATATTTAATAAGTAAAGGCGAAAAGGATATAATTATTGTAGGACTTCAAACAGATTATTGTATTGATGCTACTATAAAGTGTGGATTTGAACATGGATTTCACATGATAATTCCAGCTTATTCAAATACAACAGTTGAAAATAAGTTTATGTCAGCAGAGCAAACATACAGATATTATAACGAATTTATTTGGAATGGTAGATATGCAGAATGTATTCCTCTGGAACAAGCACTCAAAATGATGAGATAG
- a CDS encoding GNAT family N-acetyltransferase, with protein MKLITLTSSYKTEWESLISEFEENGEKLIPLAMKGHANTFEEFLIEAYKNSKGIDLPDGIVPSDIYFLVDDNSKYLIGAIDIRHYLNEYLLKYGGNIGYGIRPSERKKGYATEMLYLALEECKTKGLSKVLITCFKSNIASANTIIKNGGILENEIAEGGNVKQRYWIQL; from the coding sequence TTGAAACTTATTACATTAACAAGTAGTTATAAAACTGAGTGGGAAAGTTTGATTAGTGAGTTTGAAGAGAATGGAGAAAAATTAATTCCTTTAGCAATGAAAGGTCATGCAAATACTTTTGAGGAATTTTTAATTGAAGCTTATAAGAATTCAAAAGGAATTGATTTACCTGATGGAATTGTTCCTTCTGATATATATTTTTTAGTTGATGATAATTCAAAATACTTGATAGGAGCAATTGATATTAGACATTACTTGAATGAATATTTATTAAAATATGGTGGAAATATTGGTTATGGAATTAGACCTAGTGAACGAAAAAAAGGATATGCAACTGAAATGTTATATTTAGCATTGGAAGAATGTAAGACGAAGGGGCTATCAAAAGTTTTAATTACTTGTTTTAAAAGTAATATTGCATCAGCTAATACTATAATTAAGAATGGTGGAATATTAGAAAATGAAATTGCTGAAGGTGGTAATGTAAAACAAAGATATTGGATTCAATTATGA